A genomic window from Glycine max cultivar Williams 82 chromosome 17, Glycine_max_v4.0, whole genome shotgun sequence includes:
- the LOC100779295 gene encoding brassinosteroid-related acyltransferase 1, which produces MAAPHDNDPRNIVSISRIVSVHPKLVQPQRVLTLSNLDRQCPNLMHLVFFYNNLPHQTLKDLSLNSVFSNLKSGLEETLTLWYPSAGRLGTNQSDGKLNLWCNNQGAVLAEAETCVKISQLGNLSEYNEFFEKLVYKPDFDKNFSNMPLIVAQVTKFGCGGYSIGIGTSHSLFDGPATYDFLYAWASNSEIVKGRSRSDDELPKPVHERGIILSGSLQATRGTINFPSDSSSNVKQVRAMAIDHLYQLIMQTASGQNGFPMQIGGPSNPKKCVLKTYHLSGDMIEDLKRKHFPMQRGSLPFSTFEVLAAHLWKARTKALGVKKEKLVCFQFAVDIRNKMTPPLPKSFSGNAYVLASIMMSVAELEQTSHEFIVDKIREAKNSVNHNYVKAYVGALDGPQQGSSLPPLKELTLVSDWTRMPFHNIEFFRGKATYASPLATPMPQVAYFMQSPSDHKGVDVRIGFEAENISAFSECFLSMA; this is translated from the exons ATGGCTGCACCACATGATAATGATCCAAGAAACATTGTTTCCATTTCAAGGATTGTGTCTGTGCATCCAAAGCTTGTGCAACCTCAGAGGGTTTTGACCCTTTCAAATTTGGATAGACAGTGTCCAAATCTCATGCACTTGGTGTTCTTTTACAATAACCTTCCTCACCAAACTCTGAAGGACTTGTCCCTCAATTCAGTGTTCTCCAACTTGAAATCTGGCTTGGAAGAGACCTTGACTCTGTGGTATCCTAGTGCAGGTAGGCTTGGGACAAATCAAAGTGATGGCAAGCTCAATTTGTGGTGCAACAACCAGGGTGCAGTTCTGGCAGAGGCTGAAACCTGTGTTAAAATATCACAACTTGGAAACCTCTCTGAGTACAATGAATTCTTTGAGAAGCTGGTTTATAAGCCAGATTTTGATAAGAATTTCTCAAACATGCCTCTGATTGTTGCTCAG GTTACTAAATTTGGTTGTGGAGGGTATTCAATTGGTATTGGAACAAGCCACTCATTATTTGACGGGCCAGCAACCTATGACTTCTTGTATGCATGGGCCTCAAATTCTGAAATTGTGAAAGGAAGAAGCAGATCTGATGATGAGCTTCCAAAACCAGTGCATGAGAGAGGGATAATTCTGAGTGGTAGTCTTCAAGCCACAAGAGGGACTATAAATTTTCCTTCAGATTCAAGTTCAAATGTTAAGCAAGTTAGGGCCATGGCAATAGATCACTTATATCAACTTATAATGCAAACAGCTAGTGGACAAAATGGCTTCCCTATGCAAATTGGAGGACCCTCTAATCCAAAGAAGTGTGTTCTTAAAACCTATCATCTTTCAGGTGATatgattgaagacttgaaaaGGAAACACTTTCCCATGCAAAGAGGTTCACTTCCTTTCTCAACCTTTGAGGTTCTTGCGGCTCACCTTTGGAAG GCAAGGACCAAAGCATTAGGGGTGAAGAAAGAGAAGCTAGTATGTTTCCAATTCGCGGTGGACATAAGGAACAAGATGACACCTCCATTGCCAAAATCCTTCAGTGGAAACGCTTATGTTCTCGCCTCCATTATGATGTCAGTGGCAGAATTGGAACAAACAAGCCATGAATTCATCGTTGATAAAATAAGAGAAGCCAAAAACAGTGTAAACCATAACTATGTGAAAGCCTACGTTGGTGCCCTAGATGGACCACAACAAGGTTCTTCACTCCCTCCACTCAAGGAGCTAACTTTGGTCTCTGATTGGACAAGAATGCCCTTTCACAACATTGAGTTCTTTCGTGGAAAAGCAACCTATGCATCCCCTTTGGCCACTCCTATGCCACAGGTTGCATATTTCATGCAAAGCCCTAGTGACCACAAGGGCGTTGACGTGAGGATTGGCTTTGAAGCGGAAAACATAAGTGCTTTTAGTGAATGCTTTTTGAGCATGGCGTGA